The Halichoerus grypus chromosome 14, mHalGry1.hap1.1, whole genome shotgun sequence genomic interval CACTTATCTGAGCACTCTTTCAACTCCATAGCTGAGgttataaatgaacaaaaagactATTTGTCTGCATGAACTGCTAAATTCCAAACACTGAAATTAAGAATCTATTTTTACTTCTCATTCAAGACCTGAGACTTTAACCCATCTACAACCAGCCCAGAAGAGATAGCCCTGATTACAAGCTAAAAAGTACCAGGATTTTTCCTCTCGAACCTTCCTTTCCCCTCAGTAAAGAATGGCACTATCTAGAGTCGTCTTATCAGTCAAAACCTCATATAGGTCTTTGCAGTCTAACCAAACTAATGaagcactctctccctctctaaaaaaataaataaataaaaattaaaattaaaaatgcaaatttaaatcaTGGGGTATACTTATACCTGTAAGATTGGCAAAAATTGTAAATTCTGAAAAGAAGAAGAGTTGGTTAAGAAGTGGATCACCAAGACTCAAACCCTGCTAGAGGAATGAATGTAAATGGGTGCAATCACTTTAGAAACCAATTTGGCATATCTATTAAATGTGACAATATGAATGACCTTTGATCCAGCGATTTCATTTCTAGagatatacccaacagaaatgtgtgCACAGATGCATCAGGAATTGTagacaaatattcacagcagcattttcCAAGAtattaaaaactagaaacagccaaatgtccattaacaataaaataaatgaatagattttggtatatttatacagTAGAATACTACAAAGCCCAGCATTAAAAATAAACGTatcaaagcaataaaaataaaagaatcgtAACTACATTCAATAACCCTGGCTGAATTTCACAAACCTAATATTGAGTGTTAGATGCCAGtcataaatttataaatgaatcataaatttatatatgccaaaaaaactacagaacatacttgtaaatttttaaacaaaagcaagGAAGAGATTACCAAAAGTCAGGATTGTAGTGAAAAATTATCAATGTACTTCACATTGATAGACTGCAAGTAAATGGACGAAAAATAATATAGCATGCAACACTAAGCATAAGGAACCCAAAGTGGCTTTATTAATGTCAGATGAATTACATTTCAATATCAAGAgtattaacagaaataaaaaaataatgacaagttcataaaaatcataaatcctAATAATGGATTTCAAAATGTATGGAGCAAAATTTGacagaattaaagagagaaataaataattccaTAGTCATGGTTAAGATTTTAACATTCCTGTCTCAGCAACTGATAGAATAACTTGACGAAAACAGTAAAGGCATAAATTTAAACAACACTATCAATGACCTTCACCTAATTGCTATTTATAGAACATTAAACCCAACAACTTCAAGCACACATGGTATATTCAACAAGATAAGCCATAAACTGCGACATAAAATTAATCTTAATAATGCAAAAATGCTGAAatcagagtatgttctctgaccataatggaattaaattagaactgaataaaatatgtagaatatcttattccttatttattcccaaatatttaaaatcaaacaCACTTCTAATAATCCATGGATCAAGGAAGAAATCACatcagaaattagaaaatattttaaactgagtGATAATggaagtacaaaatgaaaatatttgtaggATGAAGCTAAAgctaaaaaagggaaatttataattttagtgACTTATATTGGAAAAGCATCTAAAATCAATGGCCCAAGTCTTTACCTTaagaagctaggaaaaaaaaaaaaaaggaaagtaaacccaaagtaagtagaaggaaggaaataagaaaaatatattatccatgaaatagaaaataaacaatagaaagaaattaacaaagacaaatttggttctttgagaagaccgacaaaattgataaactacAAGCCAGACTgatcaaataaaaagaataaaataacaaatacccAAAATGAAAGAGGGCTTATCATTGCAGATCCAatagacattaaaagaaaaataaaagattatgaacaattgtatgccaaCTAATTTGTCAACttatatgaaatgaataaattccttgtaaaatacaatttaatgaAGAACTGTTTCAAAGTAAAGGAGATTAAGTAAAGGTGAGAACAAAAATGCAAAGCATGAACCAAGATTCGATCCTGCATCAGGGGGTGAAATTACTATGAAGGTCATTTCTCGGACATCAGTGAAATTTGAATATGAACAATGTACGATTAGTGTTACATcagtgttaaatattttgaatttaatatttCCTGAGTTTGCTACTGTACAACCAACATTGGAATTCTGCTGAATCAGAAGTTAAGAGACTACTTTTGAACTTAGAAATCATTCACGTAAAAACTTTAGGACTTTTACACTGTGAAATAACCTAgtaaaaataagatagaaaaataacTGCAGATAAGATTAAGTTCATGTGTGCAGGTATGACTTAGTTCAAGCTACCTGTCACTTAATCCTCTAGGATACACAGAACACATGCTAATGGGATTACAAATCAAAGAAGTAGGACAGAGGTgtctggctgcctcagtcaggagagcatgtgaatcttaatcttggggtcatgagttcaagccccaccttgggtgtagagcttgcttaaaaaaaatattgccaaaagGATGACTTGAGATTAATATTCATAAAAcgaaaaaacaaagaagcaggaCCAAGTTGCCCATTCCTAGGTTCAAGGTCAAGAAATTTACAGTGGAACGACTTCCACTTCTGAAGAGTTTTATGACAGACCAATactcaaagaactaaaaaagccagattttaaaaaataaataaaaataaaaggaaaaaactggCAATAACTTAAAtatccaattttagtatatgtgctgccgaagcgagtaATAGCATATTGGTTGAAAAATTACAGTGGTCCTCCCCACCCTTAGTTTCACTTTCCAGTTTGCGTTACCTGTGGTCAACCCCCATTAGGAAGCAGACAACACTCCTTCTGATGTATATCAGGTCAATAGCAGCCTAATTCTACATCACAACACCTAGGTTATTCACcgcacttcatctcatcacaaataggcattttatcatctcacatcatcataaGAAGGgtgaatataatacaatattttgaAAGATCACCTTCACATAACTTTCATTACAGCATATTGTTAAAATGGTTCTATTTACTCTTAgttattgttaatttcttactgtgCCTAAACTATCATAGGTCTgaatgtataggaaaaaatatagcatatataGGGTTCAATACTATCCagggtttcaggcatccactgggtaCCTTGAAATGTATCCCCCCCATGGTTAAGAAGGGACTACTGTACCTAACATCCAGTTATGGAATATGTTATTAATCacatttgttacttttttttttttttttttaagattttatttatttatttgagacagagagaatgagagagagagagagagcacatgagaggggggagggtcagagggagaagcaggctccctgccgagcagggagcccgatgcgggactcgatccagggattccaggatcatgacctgagccgaaggcagtcgcttaaccaactgagtcacccaggcgcccctcaaatttgtTACTCTTAAGActatcttaaagattttatttgacagagagagacacacagcgagagagggaacacaagcaggggaagtgggagagggagaggcaggctacccactgagcagggagcccgatgcggagctcgatcccaggaccctgggatcacaacctgagctggcagatgcttaacaactgagccacccaggtgccccaagactatCTTAAAATAAGTAGAAACACTCATAGAGTGAAGGGAACAGGACAATTtgacagtaaattttaaaatacaggaaaaaagtttcttttcatttggaaatacGCCAGTCTGTTTAGTGATTATCTTAGTAAGACAAAAATGGTATTTGTTGtctttcccaaatttttaaaaaatgtgcttttataatcagaaaaatgatgttaaaataaaaaagaagtctatTTATGTGGCTTAAAATACATACTGTCTGTGCAAATCTATTTCTATTAAccctgaatattttaatttaaagattttatttatttatttgatagagagagacacagcgagagggggaacacaagcagggggagtgggagagggagaagcaggcttcccgctgagcggggagcccaatgaggggctcgatcccagaaccctgagatcatgacctgagctgaaggcagacacttaacgactgagccacccaggcgccccaaccctgaATATTTTATTACCAGGTTTTATGTAAGTATATTTACTGAGTTCAAAGGCCCAGCTAACAATAATTGAGAACTCTTTTATACAGcaatcacttaatttttttaaatgtaaacgaTTTATAATTACACCATGCTTGGTTACCTCAGTAAACAACTTAGCAAACCCAATGTAACCTTTTCAGGAAAACTAAAGCTCATTATTCTGATAAATTTATTGTATTGGACTGTCAAACAGTGACACCTTCTAGTTATTGATGGATGTGCAGTTTATCTTGTCCACTAGCTCAACTTTCCAGGACCGCTGCTTCAGGGATGGTACTTTCCCACTTTAATACTAGGGTCTAGGGCCATGTTACCCAAAACATGAACAGCATTGCCTAGGAGCTTTTTAGACATACAGAAGCTCAGGACCCACTCTTGACCTATgtaatcagaatctgcattttaaaaagatctccaAGTAATTCATATGCGcattaaattttgagaaacactgctccaGGTTACAAAGAAGTAATTTCTTCTGCCTTTACAGCCATATGAAGCCTAGTTTTGCAGTTCTCCAGGTGAAACCAAGTGTTTTTCCACATTCCCTTTACCATCTATTACTTCCATCATGccctttgcacatttttctgtgtttccaGATCAGAAGTAAAAGTTGTGTGGGAAATGAGATAATCAAATCCTGTAAGTTAAATTCAACTATTTCCATACTGAAACCTTCTCACATAGAAGGAATGTATCAGCCCTGATATTTAAGCTCCAGGACTTCAGAAACTTCTTAAGTTCTTTAATGTACAGATTATTAAAAATCTGATTGTCTGCTGATGACATTTATAGGGTGCAACTACAATGTAACCGATTTTATTAATATGCCAGAATTTATACACCCACCTGATTTTTGCCCTCTTCAAAGTAGTCACCCTGGAAAAGAGAATACATGCAATTTCCTTTGTATAAAAACTATCACTTTTCTTCCAGAACTATTAAATAGGATAATATACACGAAATTCCTTCTCCGTCTTACTACTCTCTAGCCATATCTAAAgtctaaacaaaaataattcctaaTTTAATCACTTCCTCATTTAACATCTGTAGTTCAGAACTATCTGGTAACTAGCTATTTGAGTAATTCCCACAAATTGAGTATCTACACCAAAGTCTACAAATACCACCCTAGTGGACATCCATAGGTATTCAAAACCACTTTTAAAGTTACAgaaaagggggcgcctgagttactcagttaagtggccaactcctgatttcagttcaggtcatgagattgagccctgcatcatggctccacgctgagtgtgaagcctgcttaagattttctctccctctccctctgcaccctgccccctgccccacttGAGTGcatgccccctctctctctctcaaaaaaaagtgacagaaaagATAAAAGGTTGAAATAATCATCTCTTTTAAAGAGAGTATTCACTTAGACATAGAATCTGGCATATCTCTTATTTAAAGAAAGTCACAGCACTTCACAGTTGGCATatactctaatttttttcatttataatactTAAATTAAGGAAATGACAAGGCAGAGAAGcaaatttcacctttaaaaacatcaaaaacacacaacactctttttttttttaagattttttatttatttatttgagagagagagaatgagagagagcaagcacatgagaggggggagggtcagagggagaagcagactccctgctgagcagggagcccgatgcgggactcgatccagggactccaggatcatgacctgagccgaaggcagtcgcttaatcaactgagccacccaggcgcccaacacacAACACTCTTCAAAAAATGTACTTTAATTCCAAAAGAGATTAATCTAGAATGAACACTATCATTTTCTACTATTTCTACTTGTGTAGTAAAGCAGTGAAAGAAACAACTTGCTATAATAAACAACaaagatttttacatttcttttatccAAGTTTCCTATTTGTATTTGTACTATACATAATACCACCTTAGATTTAAGAGTCCTAACAGGATTAAAACATGTTTTCGCATCTATTATTTTATGCGTATGAAGAATAAAGGTCACGTCTGAACATATAATAGCCTCATATCTAAAGAACAAGTTTAATTACTGTGTCCTCCAGAGAAGGAAATTTTCATACATGATTAATGATCtgattccattaaaaaaacaacaacaaaatttcagcaaatgtgaaaaaagaaaatcctgctgTTAATTCTTCCACAGAAAAAGTGGGTTTAGAGAACAGTTCTGATCATTTTACATGGTAAAGTATCAAATCTAATAACCAACCCCTTGCTCAGGACAAAATGATTTCAACATTTCCTCTTCTGAACTGCTCAGTAACcccaagtgatttttaaattgggagGCAGATTACTGGCAATAAGTTCATCAAATTTAGATCTATCATAGATAGGCACATTATAGAAATCAAGAACATCTCTGACCCTACACATCTGGTGAAGCCTGGAGTTGGGCACTGCATGGCCCAAGTCATCAGCTAAACGTGCCAACAAACCGAATTTCAGATGACCATCTTCCAGGGACACATCCTGCCAATTGCTAGGAACAGATGAGCCAAAAATTTCTTTCACACAAGATTCCACACGACTCTGGAGATCTTCAGGTGGTACGTATGTTCGGCTTCGTAAGGGTGGACACACCAAAACAGGTTCTTTCTTCACCTCTTCTACTGTCTCAGCCACCActggctttttctcttttctggaatGATCAAAAACAAATATGTGAATCTTTGGTTAACTGCACTAATGTAGGTGACAAGCTGACGAACACCAGACCCAACCTTACCTATGTatctaaatcaataaataatatgcACACTTACTACTTTTCCAGGCACTGTGGAGAGAATAAgataggtgtctgcctttggaaGCTTGTAACTGAATTGGGCTGgtacacacagaaaagaaaattacagattttACATGCTCTAAGAATTCCAAGAACAGGAAGAGGTAAATCATTTGCCTGGAATTCCGTTTCTAAACCCAATCCTACCTCTCTAACCTCATCTCCTACTAATCTCCTATATACACTCTATGCCCTACCCAAACTAAACTACTACATTCTGTTTCCCTCTTTCCTGGTGTCATGTGTTACCTCAAGTTATACCCTATTGGAAATGCCTAGCTTTCATCTTCACctatagaatattttctttttaaagattttatttatttgacagagagacagtgagagagggaacacaagaagtgggagtgggtgggagagagagaagcgggctccctgctcatgcggggctcaatcccaggaccccgggatcatgacctgagccgaaggcagatgcttaacgactgagccacccaggcgccccttcacctACAGAATCTTACTTTAAATCCTAGAACAGAACTTTTCTCTTCCAAGAAGCTTTACTCGATTTCCCCAAATATAACTGTAAATTCCTATGATCTACTATAGCACTTTATATTGCTTTAACAGCATATCACATCCTacctgagttttaatttttttacaatcTACTTCTCTTACCAGATCAGGGTTTCTGAGCCCAAAcactgacattttggaccagataattctttgttgtaggggaCTATGATGTTCATTGTAAGATGCccagcagcatccttggcctctatcCAGAGTAGGGTAAATGCCATAGCATTCCTGTCCTCAAGTCATAACCAAATGTCATTGCCAAATGTCCAGATGGGCAAAATTATccctggttaagaaccactgtACCAAATTATacttcctgttttatttattataaagacctgttttattgatttggggTCCTTTGAAAACTGCTTGAATAACTACTACTGAGTACATGGGCCAATGTTAGGAAATCTACCTGATAACACTACCTCAGGGCTTACTGAAATATCAGTTCATGACCTGACCCTTGTTTTCCATGGAGTTGGTATCGGACTGGGATTGGTCGTCCTTACAGAAATTAGaggcattggaaaaaaaaagaaagaaaagatgtctGGCCATGAATATGGTTTGTAGCACTATTTCCCTTTGCCTACTCAAAGACTCTTCCAGCAATTTAGCCCTCATTCTGCATCAATTCTTTATCAATTTCTCTCTACCTACTACAGTATTCCCAGGGCACACAATATGCTGCTATAAAAATCTCCcatcttcaaagaaaaacaaaaatacccccTAGACTCCATGTTCCTATCCAGTTTCCCAAAGAGTTGTCTACATTTATAATGTCTACTTCATCACCTCCCATTTTCTCCTCAAACTACTCCAGTCACATTTCATCAGAATGAAATGTATCCATTCCTTCCATCTCAGTAATCTTGTACACTGCTCTAGTTTTCTACATAATTTACCACTTGCTGAAATTATATCCTACGTTTTTTCGCCTCCATCAGAATATATGCTCTATGAAGACAAATATTTGGTCTGACTTATTAACAACTGTATCCCTAACACCTAAACAGCTGACATTTAGCAGACACTCTATAAATTtgtgatgaatgagtgaatgaaacaAACCTGAAGAAGATCTGAGATAATACTACTAACCAAAAAAGAGGGGAAGCTAATAAATCCATGAACAGATGACAAAAATCCTTCCGGGTGGAAAGAGTTTTTGCTTGAAACCTGAGGGCATAAATTGCTCCCTGAGGTTCCCACAAGTTTTGATGTCCTAACACTGTGAGTCAAACAGATTTACCTTCAAAATGTTCCACATGGTGCTGTGGGAAAAGCAGGAGATGGGGAGGCGTCAAAGACCTGGGTTCTggttccagctctgccattaaCCTGCTTTTGGCAAAATACTTCCTCTCcatggagcctcagtttccccatgtcaGGGCTCTGAGAAGGGACTTCGTTTCGCTACTGTAAACTACTTAGGGAAATGCTGGCCCAGTCCTGGCGTTTAATAACTATCTGTtgagtgaatcaatgaatgaacaaatgaacaaaatgaggCCACACTTCGTTTCTGAATCTTCCATGTGAAGAAATATACCGCGCAAATGAACTTAGTTTACCGAGCGCTTTCACGTTCATGTTCTATGTTGCTCGTTCCAAACGAGTCACTTGTTTCCAGACACCGCACTTGATGCCTGGAACACGTGGTCAGTACTGTTTGCTTAATAAATTAATGAGTGaaatgggagggaaagagagcGGTATCTCCgtgatgaggaaattgaggcctagACTgggccccaccactccagcagacCCGCGCTTACACTTCTGAACTCCGAACCATAATCCAAGCGCAGGACCCGGGTCCCGTCTTAATAGCATGACGCTTTTGAATTCGTCCTTTCATCCTCCTCAGTTTCTCTCCTTACTTTCCCTGAACGAGACCCACCATCCAACCTTCCGCTTTACCTGAATCGAGACCAAAATTCTCTGCGTGGTGCCCCTAAGACGATCCACGTGAGACCTCTTCTGGTAACGCCACACACTGACAGAGCCGCCATCTCGGAGGAGAGCTGCGTGATAGAGCTCTGCCCTCAGCTGGCAGTGTGACGCGCCAAGACCAGCCAGTCAGGTGTAAGCTTAGTGGTAGGTGTTCCCTTTTTCCTGTTAAGCgtccccagcttctccctccccctttgcatGCCGGGAAATGTAGTCCGGTGGCCATTGCCGGCGGAGGCTGGACCGAGGCGTTCTCTCAGAGCATGACGGGAGTTGTAGTTGGGGGGCGTCCCGGGAAGGTTCCGGGTGACGCCTTCTGGTCCGGGGGCGGGCGGTCATAGCGCTCTTTGGCTGAAAGGAGGAGGAACTGGCAACCGGGAGGAGGCTCTAGCGAGGCCTTGAAGGCTGCGCAGATAGGCGGGGTGGGAATTTGGGGTTGCGGGACGGCCAAGTAGCGCGTCTGATATGCTGCTGGGGTCGTGACCGCTCGGGGACCGAGGCAGGACCTGGCCAGACCCAGGCTGGAGGCCTCGCCTTCGTCGGGCCTAATTTCTAAAGGCTGGGTAGGCCTCACGAAAGGCTCCCATTCGTGCGACCGCGCGGGTTCCTGCCCTGATTTTCTGTCCGGGAGATGGCCTCCCCGAGCCCCCCGCCGGAGCCAAAGGTAAGTCGCCCTTCTGGGTACCCCGTTCTCTCGCCACTACCGGAGCTAGGCCGcgccaccgcccccccaccccccacctccctgaccGTGGTCTTTTGGGCCAGCGATGTGCAAGGAAGTACCCCGTAGTGCTCTGGATTGTGATTCGCGACCAGATCGCccacttggcttttttttttttttttcaagagcgACTTGGTAAATCAGTTGAAGAAAATTAGTAATGCTCCAGACAAGCGCTCTCATTTGTGAGTTCTTCCAGATGAGGCACCATTTTTTACCTTCCCCCGTGTCTTGTGCGCCTGTCACGATGCGTGGACCCAAGGTAGACGCTTAGAGAACTTCATGGAATTGAACAGGGTTCCAAGCCAGTGCGGAGAGAGTTGGAGCCGGGCAGTGAGGTTCAGGAA includes:
- the MRPL50 gene encoding large ribosomal subunit protein mL50, with amino-acid sequence MAALSVCGVTRRGLTWIVLGAPRREFWSRFRKEKKPVVAETVEEVKKEPVLVCPPLRSRTYVPPEDLQSRVESCVKEIFGSSVPSNWQDVSLEDGHLKFGLLARLADDLGHAVPNSRLHQMCRVRDVLDFYNVPIYDRSKFDELIASNLPPNLKITWGY